GGCCAGAATGTGCTTGCCGCCGCGGACGTGGCAGGCCGTCCCCTGACAGCAGCAGATGATATTGCGTCCCCGCGGGTTCAAATGGAACTGGGAATAAAAGGTTACGACGCCGTACACGTCGGCAATCGGCACGTGAAGCCGTTCGGCAATGTACACCAGCGACGGCCGGGGCAAATAATTAAATAAATCCTGCACGTCCTGCAGGACGGCGATCAGCGAGCCTTCCTGCCCTTCATACTTCCTCATGATTTCATCAATTTTATCTTTTTTCTGTTCA
This region of Megasphaera stantonii genomic DNA includes:
- the nuoE gene encoding NADH-quinone oxidoreductase subunit NuoE gives rise to the protein MMTSNSVQEAFEQKKDKIDEIMRKYEGQEGSLIAVLQDVQDLFNYLPRPSLVYIAERLHVPIADVYGVVTFYSQFHLNPRGRNIICCCQGTACHVRGGKHILAELEKQLGIKAGNTTDDQKFTLETIACLGACGMSPVMQINGETYGRLTSDDISRILASYE